From Alteromonas australica, one genomic window encodes:
- a CDS encoding arsenate reductase family protein produces MITIYHNPECGTSRNVLQIIRDAGYSPQVIEYVKEGWDGDQLDYLLSAAKITPRQALRTTKSPAGALGLLDESVTDDVLFEAMLAHPILVNRPMVCISVDEYEVEATRVPKRPSQEVVALCRPSDAILDILPLWPTGPYQKEDGTLIIDTSGQRVLHK; encoded by the coding sequence GTGATTACCATTTACCATAACCCAGAGTGCGGCACTTCTCGCAATGTACTTCAAATAATAAGAGATGCAGGGTACAGCCCGCAGGTTATTGAATATGTAAAAGAAGGTTGGGATGGGGATCAACTCGATTATTTGCTAAGCGCGGCGAAGATAACACCAAGGCAGGCGCTTCGAACCACAAAATCGCCTGCAGGCGCTCTAGGGCTTTTAGATGAATCAGTGACGGATGATGTTCTCTTTGAAGCTATGTTAGCTCACCCCATTTTGGTGAATAGGCCTATGGTTTGCATATCAGTTGATGAATATGAGGTTGAGGCGACGAGAGTGCCAAAACGGCCGTCTCAAGAAGTGGTTGCCTTGTGCAGGCCTAGTGATGCTATTTTGGATATTTTACCTCTATGGCCAACGGGCCCTTACCAAAAAGAAGATGGTACGCTAATTATCGATACGTCAGGGCAGCGAGTTTTACACAAATAA
- a CDS encoding PHP domain-containing protein: MKIDLHSHTKYSDGHLTPKELVLRAHTMQVDVLAITDHDTVGGLEEAHLTQASQKRPLHIVDGVEISTNWHGFDIHIVGLNVDRKHSAFLANLAGQAQVRQDRAERIAEKLSKCGFEGVLERAQSLAGVGQVTRAHFARVLVNNYGVASMEAAFKKYLGKGKRAAVKADWPSIESAIAWIHQAGGQAILAHPAHYDMTAKWLRRLVDLFATAGGDGIETAFPGINKSKQELINELAKSHGLLASAGSDFHFPSRWTELGKNLGINSALTPVWHDWPYVSGAVNQSTPLA, from the coding sequence TTGAAAATAGATTTACACAGTCATACAAAATATTCAGACGGACACCTTACCCCTAAAGAATTAGTGCTTAGGGCGCATACCATGCAGGTGGACGTTCTTGCCATAACCGATCATGATACGGTGGGGGGATTAGAAGAAGCACACCTTACCCAGGCATCACAGAAACGGCCCCTGCACATTGTGGATGGTGTTGAAATATCAACCAATTGGCATGGTTTTGATATCCATATTGTTGGTTTAAACGTAGATCGAAAACACAGTGCCTTTTTAGCCAATTTAGCCGGCCAAGCTCAAGTGCGACAAGACCGCGCCGAGCGCATTGCAGAAAAACTCAGCAAATGTGGGTTTGAAGGTGTACTTGAACGTGCGCAATCCCTCGCTGGCGTGGGGCAGGTAACCCGTGCGCATTTTGCCAGAGTGCTGGTGAATAATTATGGTGTTGCATCTATGGAGGCGGCGTTTAAAAAGTATCTGGGTAAAGGGAAGCGCGCCGCGGTTAAGGCCGATTGGCCGTCTATTGAAAGTGCAATTGCTTGGATACATCAAGCAGGTGGGCAAGCCATTTTAGCGCATCCAGCTCATTATGATATGACAGCTAAATGGCTGCGCAGATTGGTCGATTTGTTTGCTACCGCAGGGGGGGACGGCATTGAAACCGCGTTTCCAGGTATAAACAAAAGTAAACAAGAACTTATTAATGAACTCGCCAAAAGCCATGGTTTGTTAGCATCGGCAGGGTCTGATTTTCATTTTCCTTCGCGTTGGACAGAACTTGGCAAAAATTTAGGCATTAATAGCGCACTTACTCCGGTTTGGCACGATTGGCCCTATGTATCTGGGGCCGTAAATCAAAGCACGCCCCTCGCGTAA
- a CDS encoding sugar O-acetyltransferase, producing MTELEKMLSGEMYFPSDKTLTMMRVACRQQLDVLNRTCQSEHKTRTQLLKKLFGGTGKRLYIESTFKCDYGENIFVGESFYANFNCVILDAAPVTIGDNCMLAPQVGLYTATHPINPTQRATGVEFAKPITIGDNCWIGGMAVINPGVTLGNNVVVASGAVVTKSFGSNLVIGGNPARIIKTIDPDAS from the coding sequence ATGACTGAATTAGAAAAAATGCTTTCGGGGGAAATGTATTTCCCCTCAGATAAAACCCTCACAATGATGAGGGTTGCCTGTCGCCAACAACTCGATGTATTAAATCGCACCTGCCAAAGTGAACATAAAACCCGTACCCAACTGCTTAAAAAGTTGTTTGGTGGTACAGGCAAGCGTCTTTATATTGAATCTACGTTTAAGTGCGACTATGGTGAAAACATCTTTGTTGGCGAGAGCTTTTACGCCAATTTTAACTGTGTCATTCTTGATGCTGCACCCGTCACTATTGGTGACAACTGCATGCTTGCCCCCCAAGTCGGGCTCTATACCGCTACTCATCCCATTAACCCCACTCAGCGTGCGACCGGCGTCGAGTTTGCTAAACCCATCACTATTGGCGATAACTGTTGGATAGGCGGCATGGCAGTGATCAACCCTGGTGTGACACTTGGAAACAACGTGGTTGTGGCATCTGGTGCTGTAGTAACGAAAAGTTTTGGTAGTAACCTAGTTATTGGCGGCAACCCTGCTCGAATCATCAAAACGATTGATCCTGACGCCTCTTAA
- a CDS encoding segregation and condensation protein A, with product MSEVTTTDDAVSTPVQQPLPLAFINGEALIEKPEDLFIPPDALEVILDTFEGPLDLLLYLIRKQKFDITSLPVAVVTKQYMEYVDAMMALKLELAAEYLLMAAILAEIKSRLLLPKRESDSDEEEDPRAELIRRLKEYEVVKQAAEDLDEQPRLERDIFLTQVDLDEGIAPVRVDPEVSLAEIVLAFSAALKRAAAFEHHTIEKEALSTRERMSMILSMVNRDAFTPLDTLFSTDEGKAGVVVSFLAILELVKEQLIICIQAGPYARIHVKLGTNEKD from the coding sequence GTGAGCGAAGTAACTACCACTGACGATGCAGTGTCTACCCCTGTTCAGCAACCGCTCCCTTTGGCTTTTATCAATGGCGAAGCCTTAATTGAAAAGCCCGAAGATTTGTTTATTCCTCCCGATGCCCTAGAGGTTATTCTAGATACCTTTGAAGGGCCATTAGACTTACTTTTGTATCTTATTCGGAAGCAAAAATTCGATATAACAAGTTTGCCCGTGGCTGTTGTAACCAAGCAGTACATGGAATATGTCGATGCCATGATGGCGTTAAAGCTTGAGCTCGCCGCTGAATATTTGTTAATGGCGGCAATACTGGCTGAGATAAAATCCCGATTGTTGCTCCCAAAACGAGAAAGTGACAGTGACGAGGAAGAAGACCCACGGGCAGAATTGATTCGCCGTTTAAAAGAATATGAGGTGGTGAAGCAGGCCGCGGAAGATTTAGATGAGCAACCCCGACTAGAGCGGGATATTTTTCTTACACAGGTTGATCTTGATGAGGGGATTGCCCCTGTGAGGGTGGATCCAGAGGTAAGTCTTGCCGAGATCGTCTTGGCATTTAGCGCGGCACTAAAAAGAGCCGCGGCGTTTGAACATCACACTATTGAGAAAGAAGCACTGAGCACGCGAGAGCGAATGTCTATGATTTTGAGCATGGTAAATCGAGACGCATTTACGCCCTTAGACACGTTATTCAGTACTGATGAAGGGAAGGCCGGCGTAGTGGTTTCTTTCCTCGCTATTTTAGAGTTAGTAAAAGAACAACTAATAATTTGTATTCAGGCAGGTCCTTATGCGCGAATTCATGTAAAATTAGGCACGAATGAAAAAGATTAA
- the scpB gene encoding SMC-Scp complex subunit ScpB: protein MKKINTTQLKQLVEAAIFVADKPITKQELKETVLAGFSVADRTLSKVLNELKLDYQPRGVQLVEVSSGFRFQSLDALSPWLSNLWQENAPRYSRAMLETLALIAYRQPITRGEIEQVRGVAVSSNIMKTLTEREWVTIVGHKEVPGRPALYATTKTFLDYFSLTSLSELPSAEAFETLADNLDTHSSLKVLNEAPSES, encoded by the coding sequence ATGAAAAAGATTAATACCACGCAACTTAAACAATTGGTGGAAGCTGCTATTTTTGTGGCCGATAAACCAATAACAAAACAAGAGCTTAAAGAAACTGTTTTAGCTGGATTTTCCGTAGCTGATAGAACCTTAAGCAAAGTTTTGAACGAGCTTAAGCTCGACTATCAGCCTCGTGGCGTACAACTTGTAGAAGTTAGTAGTGGTTTTCGTTTTCAATCGTTAGATGCGCTTAGCCCCTGGTTAAGCAATTTATGGCAAGAAAACGCGCCGCGTTATTCTCGCGCCATGTTGGAAACATTGGCACTTATCGCCTATCGTCAACCTATTACTCGTGGAGAAATTGAGCAAGTAAGAGGGGTAGCGGTAAGTAGCAATATTATGAAAACACTCACAGAACGAGAATGGGTAACCATTGTTGGGCATAAAGAAGTACCAGGGAGACCTGCGTTATATGCCACAACAAAAACCTTTTTAGATTACTTTTCGTTGACGTCACTTTCTGAACTTCCTAGTGCAGAAGCGTTTGAAACGTTAGCTGATAATTTAGATACCCACTCGTCGCTTAAGGTGTTAAATGAGGCACCGTCTGAAAGCTAG
- a CDS encoding L-threonylcarbamoyladenylate synthase yields the protein MSQFFYIHPENPQQRLLNQACELIRAGAVVVYPTDSGYAIGCQMEDKRALEQLCRIRQIDKDHNFTLMCRDMSELSIYAKVDNTAFRQIKNNTPGSYTFVLKATREVPKRLQNPKRKTIGLRVPDNAIALALLETLGEPLMSTSLILPGNEMAESDPDVIRDNLEKQVGVIIHGGYLGEQPTTVVDLSDDVPVILRRGTGDTTPFE from the coding sequence ATGAGCCAGTTTTTTTATATTCATCCAGAAAATCCACAACAAAGATTACTAAATCAAGCCTGCGAATTGATTCGAGCAGGTGCGGTGGTGGTATATCCAACGGATTCGGGCTATGCCATTGGTTGCCAAATGGAAGACAAGCGGGCTTTAGAGCAGCTTTGCCGAATTCGACAAATTGACAAAGATCATAATTTCACCCTGATGTGTCGAGATATGTCTGAGCTTTCTATTTACGCAAAAGTGGATAACACCGCGTTTAGGCAAATCAAAAACAATACACCGGGGTCGTACACCTTTGTGTTGAAAGCCACCCGTGAAGTCCCTAAACGATTACAAAACCCTAAGCGTAAAACCATTGGATTACGTGTGCCAGACAACGCCATAGCGTTAGCATTGCTTGAAACCTTAGGCGAGCCATTAATGTCTACATCGCTAATTTTACCTGGCAATGAAATGGCTGAGTCAGACCCTGATGTTATACGTGATAATCTTGAAAAGCAGGTGGGCGTTATTATTCACGGCGGATACCTTGGTGAGCAACCAACCACGGTGGTAGACCTATCCGACGATGTACCTGTCATTTTGCGTCGAGGTACTGGAGATACAACCCCATTTGAGTAA
- a CDS encoding outer membrane protein assembly factor BamE, translated as MKLQHLLVILGITLTSTACTNWIYRIDVPQGNFLDERDVKKLRVGMTKEQVKYVLGNPVVKDSFDDDTWYYVYDMKRGMRKRGEDFQKQMTINFVDNKVDTVEGDFELSEEFNVPLDN; from the coding sequence ATGAAGTTGCAACATCTTTTAGTAATACTTGGCATTACCCTAACCTCTACCGCTTGTACGAACTGGATCTATCGCATTGATGTCCCTCAAGGGAACTTCCTTGATGAGCGGGACGTTAAAAAACTACGCGTAGGCATGACGAAAGAGCAAGTCAAATATGTACTGGGAAACCCGGTGGTTAAAGACTCTTTTGATGATGACACTTGGTATTATGTGTATGACATGAAAAGAGGTATGAGAAAGCGTGGGGAAGATTTTCAAAAACAAATGACCATTAATTTCGTCGATAACAAAGTAGATACCGTAGAAGGTGACTTTGAACTATCTGAAGAATTTAACGTCCCTCTAGACAACTAA
- the tmpT gene encoding thiopurine S-methyltransferase — protein sequence MEHNFWHSKWQNNEIGFHEPTGNPFLVKYADVILNTSPALPPRIFVPLCGKTRDIAWLLSQQCQVIGAELSEIAIQQLFEELGVIPIIREFAHGKVYQKDTLTVFVGDIFTLTKNDIGPISAVYDRAALVALPEALRAQYTQHIVALTQCAPQLIVSFEYDQNAMPGPPFSVSEDTVTALYREHYKVECIEHSNLEGGLKGKVNANNLVFTLTPNKTLDRK from the coding sequence ATGGAACACAATTTCTGGCACAGTAAGTGGCAAAATAATGAGATTGGCTTTCATGAACCCACAGGTAACCCATTTTTGGTTAAATATGCCGATGTGATATTGAATACATCACCTGCCCTGCCCCCACGCATTTTTGTACCGCTTTGTGGTAAAACAAGAGACATTGCATGGTTACTATCTCAACAGTGCCAGGTGATAGGCGCTGAGTTAAGCGAAATTGCTATACAGCAACTATTTGAGGAATTGGGCGTTATCCCAATCATTCGGGAATTTGCACATGGCAAAGTTTATCAGAAAGATACGTTAACCGTTTTTGTGGGTGACATTTTCACGTTAACGAAAAACGACATAGGTCCAATATCTGCGGTTTACGATAGGGCTGCCTTAGTGGCACTACCAGAGGCCTTAAGAGCACAATATACTCAACATATAGTGGCACTCACCCAATGTGCTCCTCAACTTATAGTGTCATTTGAATATGACCAAAATGCCATGCCTGGGCCGCCGTTTAGCGTAAGTGAAGACACCGTTACCGCTTTGTATCGTGAACACTACAAGGTTGAATGTATAGAGCACTCTAATCTAGAGGGCGGGTTGAAAGGTAAAGTTAATGCCAACAACTTGGTTTTCACGTTAACTCCCAATAAGACGCTCGACCGCAAATAA
- the dkgB gene encoding 2,5-didehydrogluconate reductase DkgB codes for MKDMPQLGMGTFRLEGDEATSAVTSALKVGFRHVDTAQFYDNEENVGDAIKTSGLARSELFVTTKVWHENLGKNAFIPSVHESLAKLKLEYVDLLLIHWPYPGDDLTMEDYLGSLKEVKQLGLARHIGVSNFTIGQLEQAERILGEGEIYTNQIELHPFMQNRQVVEACREKGIGVTAYMPFAVGKVMKDETLKAIALDHDASPAQIVLAWMEKRKISAIPSSTSESHLAQNVDYSRVVLTADDLKRIDDLDNGDRIVNPDFAPNWD; via the coding sequence ATGAAAGACATGCCACAGTTAGGAATGGGAACCTTTCGTTTAGAAGGGGATGAGGCGACTTCAGCGGTAACCTCGGCACTTAAGGTTGGATTTCGTCATGTTGATACTGCGCAATTCTATGATAACGAAGAGAACGTTGGAGACGCCATCAAAACAAGTGGTCTAGCCCGCTCTGAACTTTTCGTAACCACAAAGGTGTGGCACGAAAACTTAGGCAAAAATGCGTTTATTCCAAGTGTTCACGAAAGCTTGGCAAAGCTAAAGTTAGAGTATGTTGATTTACTTTTGATCCATTGGCCTTACCCTGGTGATGACTTAACCATGGAAGACTATTTGGGAAGCTTAAAAGAAGTAAAACAGCTTGGCTTAGCCCGCCATATTGGGGTATCTAACTTTACCATAGGCCAATTAGAGCAGGCTGAACGCATTCTAGGTGAAGGTGAAATTTACACTAACCAAATAGAATTACACCCGTTTATGCAAAATAGACAGGTAGTAGAAGCCTGTAGAGAGAAAGGTATAGGGGTAACGGCCTATATGCCGTTTGCCGTTGGTAAAGTCATGAAAGATGAAACCCTTAAAGCGATAGCGCTGGATCATGATGCTAGTCCAGCTCAAATTGTTTTAGCATGGATGGAAAAGCGAAAAATCTCTGCCATTCCTTCGTCTACTAGTGAATCTCATTTGGCACAAAATGTAGATTATAGCCGTGTGGTTTTAACCGCGGATGATTTAAAGCGTATTGACGATTTGGATAATGGCGATCGCATTGTTAACCCTGATTTTGCGCCCAACTGGGATTAA
- a CDS encoding anthranilate synthase component 1 produces the protein MSLAELGTVPGKVETIEQVGHYIDDPLAAFSHLCAERPNALLLESAEIESKDNLQSLLMVDAALRMECHGNRVMVSALSHNGASVLPLFSQHLPQGLTCIENDDATLTLLCESADASLDEDSRLKAASVMDTLRVVINGITPIRQHPHALFLGGVFAYDMLAGFENLPAVGEGENDCPDFVFYLAETLITVDHQTRETHLIGSVFSGEDVARQYFAVSQRLESLHQQLHTMPATPSFVNKNANAPDACDVSVDKTDAEFCHDVHALKQHILAGDIFQVVPSRTFSLPCPSPLLAYAQLKVQNPSPYMFYMQDEAFSIFGASPESALKYDSESNQVEIYPIAGTRPRGKREDGSINHDLDSRIELNLREDEKEKAEHIMLVDLARNDVAKVSRPGTRYVKDLLKVDRYSHVMHLVSRVVGQLRDDLDALHAYQACMNMGTLVGAPKVSAATLIRETEKKRRGSYGGAVGYINGQGDMDTCIVIRSAFVKNNTAYIQAGAGVVYDSVAQAEADETRAKAQAVISAVQSALAMEKQA, from the coding sequence ATGAGTTTAGCGGAACTGGGAACTGTCCCAGGAAAAGTGGAGACGATTGAGCAGGTTGGTCACTATATTGATGACCCGCTTGCCGCGTTTTCACATCTGTGTGCAGAGCGGCCAAATGCGTTATTGCTTGAGTCAGCTGAAATTGAGTCGAAAGACAACTTGCAAAGTTTGCTGATGGTTGACGCGGCATTACGAATGGAGTGCCATGGCAACCGAGTAATGGTAAGCGCATTGAGCCACAACGGAGCATCTGTGCTTCCACTATTTAGTCAGCATTTGCCTCAAGGGCTAACCTGTATCGAAAATGATGACGCAACGCTAACCTTATTGTGTGAAAGCGCTGATGCATCCTTAGACGAAGATAGCCGACTAAAAGCAGCAAGCGTAATGGATACGCTGCGAGTTGTAATTAACGGCATCACACCTATCAGACAACACCCTCATGCTTTGTTTTTAGGGGGGGTGTTTGCGTATGACATGTTAGCCGGTTTCGAAAACTTACCTGCGGTTGGTGAAGGTGAAAACGATTGTCCTGACTTTGTGTTTTACTTAGCTGAAACCCTGATAACCGTTGACCATCAAACTCGTGAAACCCACCTCATTGGCAGTGTGTTTAGTGGCGAAGATGTGGCTCGACAGTATTTTGCGGTATCACAACGACTAGAGTCCTTGCACCAGCAACTGCATACCATGCCAGCCACGCCGTCATTCGTTAACAAAAACGCCAATGCGCCAGACGCCTGCGACGTTTCAGTAGACAAAACAGACGCTGAATTTTGTCACGATGTACACGCCTTAAAACAGCACATTTTGGCTGGCGATATCTTCCAAGTGGTTCCTTCACGTACCTTTTCACTTCCTTGTCCGTCTCCTCTTCTCGCATACGCCCAACTTAAAGTGCAAAATCCAAGCCCTTACATGTTTTATATGCAGGATGAGGCTTTTTCTATTTTTGGCGCGTCACCCGAGTCAGCATTAAAGTACGACAGTGAATCTAACCAAGTTGAGATTTACCCTATTGCGGGTACACGTCCTCGCGGTAAGCGGGAAGACGGCAGCATAAATCACGATTTGGACAGTCGTATAGAGTTAAACTTACGGGAAGATGAAAAAGAAAAAGCAGAACACATTATGTTGGTGGATCTTGCCCGTAATGATGTGGCGAAAGTCAGCCGTCCGGGCACGCGCTACGTAAAAGATTTACTAAAAGTAGACCGCTACTCTCACGTTATGCATTTAGTGTCACGGGTAGTCGGCCAGCTTAGAGACGATTTAGACGCCTTACACGCCTATCAAGCCTGTATGAACATGGGAACCCTGGTGGGCGCGCCAAAAGTAAGTGCTGCCACCCTAATTCGTGAGACTGAGAAAAAGCGACGAGGCAGTTATGGTGGCGCGGTAGGCTATATCAACGGCCAAGGCGATATGGATACCTGCATTGTGATACGTTCTGCGTTTGTCAAAAATAACACCGCTTATATTCAAGCTGGCGCTGGCGTAGTTTACGACTCTGTAGCGCAAGCCGAAGCGGACGAAACTCGCGCAAAAGCCCAGGCGGTGATAAGTGCGGTGCAATCAGCACTGGCCATGGAGAAACAAGCATGA
- a CDS encoding DUF445 domain-containing protein, translating to MHQKQVQLRKAKQLALWCLVVAGSIFVGTILIPKFFPELASAWWLGLIKMASEAALVGGLADWFAVTALFKPIPARYPIPHTNIVANNKRAIADNLSLFVKDKFFHATAIEKLIKESDPAKGAGRWLSNVNNSTRLSRFLCDALSGILRVIDDKPVKAFIAKTAHKGLKQIDLRQLMVTSLNSVTKERQHQVVLDKVLGKLASLMSQSSTQEYIAETLVAWLKTEYSRVEKILPSSWLSEKGALIAVKAVSSILDDIYHDAEHPIRHAFDEQVHEFLYELQHSPLMEEKVNRYKAQLVNDPALNGYIHKSWQRFHAWLLASLEAREGLVETKVSRWLQELGISLTENSDLSQAFNTHIGEAAKYMAPELADFLTRHIRDTINSWDEREMAEQVELNIGRDLQKVRINGTLVGGLIGAILFAVERLIGS from the coding sequence GTGCATCAAAAGCAAGTTCAGTTGCGAAAAGCAAAGCAGTTAGCATTGTGGTGTTTAGTGGTAGCCGGGAGTATTTTTGTCGGCACTATTCTGATACCGAAGTTTTTCCCAGAGCTCGCCAGTGCTTGGTGGCTTGGGTTGATAAAAATGGCCAGCGAAGCTGCATTGGTTGGTGGGCTAGCCGATTGGTTCGCGGTCACCGCCTTATTTAAGCCTATTCCTGCTAGATACCCCATTCCCCATACCAATATTGTGGCCAATAATAAGCGAGCAATCGCTGATAACTTATCCCTTTTTGTTAAGGATAAATTTTTTCACGCCACGGCAATTGAGAAGCTGATTAAAGAAAGTGATCCTGCGAAAGGCGCAGGGAGGTGGCTATCTAACGTAAATAACAGTACACGATTAAGTCGCTTCTTGTGTGATGCATTAAGCGGAATATTGCGGGTGATTGACGACAAGCCGGTAAAAGCCTTTATCGCAAAAACGGCACATAAAGGGTTAAAGCAAATCGACTTACGGCAACTCATGGTCACTTCTTTAAATTCGGTAACAAAAGAGCGGCAGCATCAGGTTGTGCTCGATAAGGTTCTTGGCAAACTTGCCAGTTTAATGTCGCAGTCTAGTACGCAAGAGTATATTGCTGAAACCTTAGTGGCATGGCTAAAGACAGAATATAGCCGGGTGGAAAAAATTCTTCCCTCAAGTTGGTTAAGTGAAAAGGGAGCACTTATCGCTGTTAAGGCCGTTTCCAGCATCCTTGACGATATCTATCATGACGCAGAGCACCCAATTCGACACGCTTTTGATGAACAGGTGCATGAATTTCTTTATGAACTTCAGCACAGCCCTTTAATGGAGGAAAAGGTTAACAGGTACAAAGCGCAATTGGTTAACGACCCCGCCCTAAACGGTTATATTCACAAAAGTTGGCAACGTTTTCACGCTTGGCTTCTGGCATCTTTAGAAGCACGTGAGGGGCTGGTAGAAACCAAGGTTTCTCGCTGGCTTCAAGAGTTGGGTATTAGCCTTACTGAAAACAGTGATTTATCACAGGCATTTAATACCCATATCGGCGAGGCGGCAAAATACATGGCACCAGAATTAGCTGACTTCTTAACCCGGCATATTAGAGATACCATCAACAGTTGGGATGAAAGAGAAATGGCCGAGCAAGTTGAACTTAATATCGGGCGAGATCTGCAAAAAGTGCGTATTAATGGCACCCTAGTGGGTGGTTTAATCGGTGCTATATTATTTGCGGTCGAGCGTCTTATTGGGAGTTAA
- a CDS encoding DUF4097 family beta strand repeat-containing protein, with product MSHHRTLLAAVLISSTFLTGCIIQVGDAKANNGDGLSSLFGNIHVEEHEHAGEISSVNGNVSLDHHAHAEQVSIVNGDLDIEQHVNLRAIDIVNGDINAGDHLQVRAGIATVNGDINLHKNSQIENSITSVNGDINLVGVTVKEDIETLNGDVNLSDMSVIFGDITYKKPDSKWFDSDDKPTLTIDKTVKIHGSIILNRPVSLVFENPAHHQKVVESYHVEQ from the coding sequence ATGTCTCATCACCGTACCTTACTGGCCGCAGTGCTCATTTCTTCTACTTTTTTAACCGGCTGTATCATTCAAGTTGGTGACGCCAAAGCCAATAATGGAGACGGCTTAAGCAGCCTCTTTGGCAATATTCATGTGGAGGAACACGAGCATGCAGGTGAAATTTCATCGGTTAACGGTAACGTGTCTTTAGACCATCACGCTCACGCAGAGCAGGTCAGCATCGTCAACGGGGATCTCGATATCGAACAGCACGTGAATCTACGCGCAATCGATATTGTGAATGGTGATATTAACGCAGGCGACCACCTGCAAGTGCGCGCAGGAATAGCCACTGTCAACGGTGACATAAACCTTCACAAAAACAGCCAGATAGAAAACAGCATTACTTCTGTAAACGGCGATATAAATTTAGTTGGCGTAACGGTGAAAGAAGATATTGAAACCTTAAATGGCGATGTTAATCTTTCAGATATGAGTGTTATCTTCGGTGATATCACCTATAAAAAACCAGATTCTAAATGGTTCGATTCCGATGACAAACCAACATTAACGATAGATAAAACCGTTAAGATTCATGGCAGTATTATATTAAACCGTCCTGTCTCCTTGGTTTTTGAAAATCCAGCGCATCACCAGAAAGTAGTTGAAAGTTACCATGTTGAACAGTAA
- the rluB gene encoding 23S rRNA pseudouridine(2605) synthase RluB, giving the protein MTEKLQKVLANQGLGSRREMERWIEQGRVSVNGTLATLGDRVDGSAQIRVDGHLLSRQTEQPVCRVLMYNKPEGELCSRHDPDGRDTVFDRLPAIRLGRWITVGRLDMNTSGLLLFTNDGELANRLMHPKCEVEREYAVRVFGDVTNQTLTTLQKGVQLEDGEAKFLSITGKVAPVGAEDESMNRWFNVTLKEGRNREVRRLWESQGVQVSRLIRVKYGPLALQKRLPQGAWVELGLEDVNALRGIVQLPEETQSMINVRQNKLDHVRLSRMRRSVKKHKVRKEQKEQGVKKRVGRNTKR; this is encoded by the coding sequence ATGACTGAAAAGTTGCAAAAAGTGCTGGCCAACCAAGGGCTAGGCTCGCGACGAGAAATGGAACGTTGGATTGAACAAGGCAGAGTATCTGTAAACGGTACGCTTGCTACATTGGGCGACAGAGTCGACGGGTCTGCGCAAATTCGTGTAGATGGCCACCTTTTATCACGACAAACCGAACAGCCAGTATGCCGTGTGCTTATGTACAATAAGCCAGAAGGTGAACTGTGTAGTCGTCATGACCCCGACGGCAGAGATACTGTCTTCGATCGCCTGCCCGCGATTAGATTGGGGCGTTGGATCACCGTAGGGCGGTTGGATATGAACACCAGTGGTTTGTTACTTTTCACCAATGACGGTGAATTGGCAAACCGTTTAATGCACCCGAAATGCGAAGTTGAACGAGAATACGCTGTACGCGTATTTGGCGACGTCACTAACCAAACCCTTACGACGTTGCAAAAAGGCGTTCAGCTGGAAGATGGCGAAGCTAAGTTTTTGTCTATTACAGGTAAAGTGGCCCCTGTAGGGGCGGAAGACGAAAGCATGAATCGCTGGTTTAACGTTACCTTGAAAGAAGGGCGTAATCGCGAAGTCAGACGTCTTTGGGAATCCCAAGGTGTGCAAGTTAGCCGCTTGATAAGGGTAAAGTACGGGCCTCTAGCGTTACAAAAACGTTTACCTCAAGGGGCGTGGGTTGAACTTGGGCTAGAGGACGTCAATGCTTTAAGAGGCATTGTGCAATTACCGGAAGAAACCCAGTCTATGATTAATGTCCGTCAAAATAAATTAGACCATGTTCGCTTAAGCCGTATGCGCCGCTCTGTTAAAAAGCACAAAGTGCGTAAAGAGCAAAAAGAGCAAGGTGTGAAAAAGCGGGTGGGGCGTAACACCAAACGTTAA